A single Haloglycomyces albus DSM 45210 DNA region contains:
- a CDS encoding bifunctional 3,4-dihydroxy-2-butanone-4-phosphate synthase/GTP cyclohydrolase II yields MSDIRLNTIPEAVEALAAGRPIVVADDEDRENEGDLIFPAEDADTELLAFTVRYSSGYICVSLPAERADALQLPPAYVDNQDRHGTAYAVSVDAKSGVTTGISAADRAHTIATLAKPSTTPSDLTRPGHVVPLRSRPDGVLERPGHTEAAADLTRMAGKQPVAGICELVNDDGTMKRLPDLRAFADEHGLALITIADLIAWRRREERNVTREARAVLPTEYGDFTAYGYSVVDDDAEHMALVKGDVGDGSDVLVRLHSECLTGDAFGSLRCDCGPQLHAAMREIEAEGRGIIVYMRGHEGRGIGLVHKLRAYQLQDSGRDTVDANLDLGLPADAREWSAAAGILTDLGVQSVRLLTNNPDKRVGLETHGINVTRRMELPNHTTPSNLKYLQTKRDRMGHLISGLPTELEGVA; encoded by the coding sequence ATGTCCGACATTCGCCTCAATACCATCCCAGAGGCCGTGGAAGCGCTCGCCGCCGGTCGGCCGATCGTCGTGGCCGACGACGAGGACCGGGAGAATGAAGGTGACCTCATCTTTCCCGCCGAGGACGCCGACACGGAACTACTCGCCTTCACCGTCCGTTATTCGTCCGGCTACATCTGCGTGTCGCTACCGGCCGAGCGGGCCGACGCGCTGCAGCTGCCCCCCGCCTATGTCGACAACCAGGATCGACACGGCACCGCCTACGCCGTCAGTGTGGACGCCAAGTCGGGAGTGACCACGGGAATCTCCGCCGCCGACCGAGCACACACCATCGCGACCCTCGCGAAGCCGAGCACCACTCCCAGCGATCTGACACGCCCCGGCCACGTCGTACCGCTGCGATCTCGCCCCGACGGAGTCCTCGAACGTCCCGGCCACACCGAGGCCGCCGCCGACCTCACGCGTATGGCGGGCAAACAACCGGTCGCCGGAATCTGCGAGCTGGTCAATGATGACGGCACCATGAAACGCCTACCCGACCTGCGGGCTTTCGCCGACGAACACGGCCTGGCATTGATCACCATCGCCGATCTGATCGCCTGGCGACGTCGCGAAGAGCGTAACGTCACGCGTGAAGCACGGGCCGTACTGCCCACCGAATACGGAGACTTCACCGCCTACGGCTATTCGGTCGTCGACGACGACGCCGAACATATGGCGTTGGTGAAAGGCGACGTCGGCGACGGGAGCGACGTGCTGGTACGACTGCACTCCGAGTGCCTGACGGGCGACGCCTTCGGTTCCCTGCGATGCGACTGCGGGCCGCAGCTGCATGCGGCGATGCGCGAAATCGAAGCGGAGGGTCGAGGAATCATCGTCTACATGCGCGGACACGAGGGACGAGGAATCGGCCTGGTGCACAAGCTGCGCGCCTATCAACTGCAGGACAGCGGGCGCGACACGGTGGACGCCAACCTGGATCTGGGGCTGCCCGCCGACGCCCGTGAATGGTCGGCCGCCGCCGGCATACTGACCGACCTGGGAGTTCAATCCGTTCGGTTGCTCACCAACAATCCCGACAAGAGAGTCGGTCTGGAGACCCACGGAATCAATGTGACGCGGCGTATGGAGCTTCCCAACCACACCACCCCGTCCAACCT
- a CDS encoding riboflavin synthase has protein sequence MFTGIIEELGVVSRAEPGRITVHGPLVTGDASIGDSISVNGICLTVTEINGAEFHADVMRETYERSDLGKLEAGSPVNLERAATLTTRLGGHLVQGHVDTTATITHREPGANWETVTFDLPGEYTRYIVEKGSIAVDGVSLTVVAVDEHTFSVSLIPETLSATTLGKKNPGDTVHIEVDLTAKHIEKLLQARKSN, from the coding sequence GTGTTCACCGGAATCATCGAGGAGCTCGGGGTCGTCAGCCGAGCCGAGCCAGGGCGCATCACCGTCCACGGGCCGCTGGTCACCGGCGATGCCTCCATCGGAGACTCCATTTCCGTCAACGGAATCTGCCTCACCGTCACCGAAATCAACGGCGCCGAATTCCACGCCGACGTCATGCGGGAAACCTATGAGCGTTCCGACCTCGGTAAACTAGAAGCCGGATCCCCCGTCAACCTCGAACGGGCCGCCACACTCACCACTCGCCTCGGCGGTCACCTGGTACAGGGCCACGTCGACACCACCGCCACGATCACCCACCGCGAACCGGGGGCCAACTGGGAGACCGTCACCTTCGACCTCCCCGGTGAATACACCAGATACATCGTCGAAAAAGGCTCCATCGCCGTCGACGGCGTCTCGCTCACCGTCGTAGCGGTCGACGAACACACCTTCAGTGTGAGCCTCATCCCAGAAACTCTGTCGGCCACCACATTGGGGAAGAAGAACCCCGGCGACACCGTTCATATCGAAGTAGATCTCACCGCCAAACACATTGAAAAGCTCCTGCAAGCACGAAAGAGCAACTGA
- a CDS encoding GGDEF domain-containing response regulator translates to MSDTIPNADPTPGEDLVLIADSDAHVAQYLAERLRHDGFDTALARDGYQTLASIAVRRPSILIIERDIPFIDGLALTGQLRADPATASLPIVFTQARLTAAETIVALKTGADDVVAKPFDPAEVSARIGSAIRRHREVREASPLTGMPGNDRILREVTAWIRRAYPFALAYIDIDNFKAVNDVYGFVRGDEFIRALAEATYSAAADSGAAPVFLGHVGGDDFAILARPDDIDATIRFLIGNFRQHVIDLADDKDVEVGYIDFTDRNGNPARSALPTLSIGVALSTKRNFADAHEAVAEASNLKGKAKSHIGDYIAYSTAPSDTVHRPGRPVFWSR, encoded by the coding sequence GTGAGCGATACCATCCCCAACGCCGACCCCACTCCCGGCGAGGATCTGGTGCTCATAGCTGATTCCGATGCCCATGTCGCCCAGTACCTGGCTGAACGCCTGCGCCACGACGGGTTCGACACCGCGCTCGCCAGAGACGGGTACCAGACGTTGGCGTCCATCGCGGTGCGACGCCCGTCGATTCTGATCATCGAACGCGACATTCCGTTCATCGACGGACTGGCCTTGACCGGGCAACTGCGCGCCGATCCGGCGACCGCCTCCCTGCCGATCGTCTTCACACAGGCCAGATTGACCGCCGCGGAAACCATCGTCGCCCTGAAAACCGGGGCCGACGACGTCGTGGCCAAACCGTTCGACCCGGCCGAAGTCTCGGCCCGGATCGGGTCGGCGATTCGGCGACATCGGGAGGTTCGCGAAGCGTCCCCCTTGACCGGCATGCCCGGCAACGACCGCATTCTGCGCGAGGTGACCGCCTGGATCAGGCGTGCCTACCCTTTTGCGCTCGCCTATATTGATATTGATAATTTTAAAGCGGTCAACGACGTATACGGATTCGTGCGCGGAGACGAATTCATTCGGGCCTTGGCCGAAGCGACCTACAGCGCCGCGGCCGACTCGGGCGCCGCCCCGGTATTCCTCGGCCACGTGGGTGGAGACGACTTCGCGATCCTGGCGCGGCCCGACGACATCGACGCCACGATCAGATTTCTCATCGGGAACTTCCGCCAACACGTCATCGACTTGGCCGACGATAAGGACGTGGAAGTCGGGTACATCGACTTCACCGACCGCAATGGGAATCCGGCCCGCTCGGCGCTGCCGACGCTCTCTATCGGAGTCGCTCTGTCCACCAAGCGCAACTTCGCCGACGCTCACGAAGCCGTCGCCGAAGCCAGCAACCTGAAAGGGAAGGCAAAGTCGCATATAGGCGACTACATAGCCTACTCCACCGCACCGTCCGATACGGTGCACCGCCCAGGTCGCCCCGTGTTCTGGAGCCGCTAG
- the rpe gene encoding ribulose-phosphate 3-epimerase: MRNTEQSTVIAPSLLAADFAHLADEAARVSEEVDWLHVDVMDNHFVPNLTLGPPVVQALRASTDVPLDCHLMIDDPAQWAVGYAELGAYNVSFHAEATDDPVTIAKNLRAAGTKAGLAIDRDTPVDSYLDILPEFDTLLIMTIKAGFGGQKFMPELLDKVALARRHAKSGHLDLRIEVDGGISADTIEQAATAGADAFVAGTAVYGASDPAAAARRLRQQADAARQPSTDNPATNER, translated from the coding sequence GTGAGGAATACAGAACAGTCAACCGTCATTGCCCCCAGTTTGCTTGCCGCGGACTTTGCCCACTTGGCAGACGAGGCGGCTCGAGTGTCCGAAGAGGTCGATTGGCTGCATGTTGACGTCATGGACAATCATTTCGTGCCCAACCTGACGCTGGGGCCTCCGGTCGTTCAGGCTCTCCGCGCGAGTACCGACGTACCGCTCGACTGTCACCTCATGATCGACGATCCCGCACAATGGGCCGTTGGCTATGCGGAACTGGGCGCCTATAACGTGTCGTTCCATGCCGAGGCGACCGACGATCCGGTGACCATCGCGAAAAACCTGCGTGCGGCCGGAACCAAGGCGGGGCTGGCGATCGACCGTGACACTCCGGTGGATTCCTACCTCGACATTCTGCCGGAATTCGACACGCTGCTGATCATGACGATCAAAGCCGGTTTCGGCGGGCAGAAATTCATGCCTGAGCTACTGGACAAGGTCGCGCTCGCACGTCGTCACGCAAAAAGCGGGCACTTGGATCTCCGTATTGAGGTTGACGGAGGAATCTCCGCCGATACCATCGAACAGGCCGCTACGGCCGGTGCCGACGCCTTCGTAGCCGGTACCGCCGTCTACGGTGCCTCCGACCCCGCCGCGGCCGCCCGACGACTCCGGCAACAGGCCGACGCGGCGCGTCAACCGTCCACTGACAACCCGGCGACCAACGAACGGTGA
- a CDS encoding transcription antitermination factor NusB, producing MVGLSKANGRPTQTRRGGRNNPRRVAFDTLRAVSADDAYANLVLPKALAAANLSERDSRLATELAYGTLRAQGTLDAVLTAASGRDLTDLRPDLVDALRLGAYQILWTRIDAYAAVSTTVGLVKGAVAPKVSGLANAVLRKVADRSFEQWRAELMDTPRASSGLDPTTTRGRLAFDQSHPEWIVAEFESLLPESEVEAALAENNSAPQVHLTARPGRITRSDLASQTGGEVGRWSPYAVYLSAGDPGRVPAVAAKAAGVQDEGSQAVTLALTDTAIEGSDAAWVDLCAGPGGKSALLGSLARERSARVTAVEPAAHRADLVRENTTDMPVEVVEADGRRWGRADGADRVLVDAPCSGLGALRRRPEARWRKQPVDVAELSRLQRALLHNAVRITRRGGVVAYVTCSPLWAETKDIVDSVVAEGHVEVVESPALVSEIPDTTAGPYRQLWPHRHGTDAMFLALLRRV from the coding sequence ATGGTCGGTTTGAGTAAAGCGAACGGTCGACCCACTCAGACCCGTCGAGGTGGGCGTAACAATCCCCGGCGCGTCGCCTTCGACACTCTACGAGCGGTGAGCGCCGATGACGCCTATGCCAACCTGGTGCTACCCAAAGCGCTGGCGGCGGCGAACCTGTCGGAGCGGGATTCCCGGCTCGCCACCGAACTCGCCTACGGCACTCTGCGCGCTCAAGGCACGCTCGACGCCGTTTTGACCGCCGCCTCCGGGCGGGACCTGACCGATCTGCGTCCCGACCTGGTGGACGCTCTCCGCCTCGGTGCCTATCAGATCCTGTGGACCCGCATCGACGCGTACGCGGCGGTGTCCACAACCGTCGGGCTCGTCAAGGGAGCGGTGGCGCCCAAGGTGTCCGGTCTGGCCAATGCCGTACTCCGTAAGGTGGCGGACCGTTCGTTTGAACAGTGGCGTGCGGAGCTGATGGACACACCAAGGGCAAGCTCCGGCCTTGACCCGACGACGACGCGAGGTCGGCTGGCATTCGATCAATCCCATCCGGAATGGATTGTGGCCGAATTCGAGTCGCTCCTGCCCGAGTCAGAGGTGGAGGCCGCTCTGGCGGAGAACAATAGCGCTCCGCAGGTGCATCTCACCGCCCGGCCAGGGCGGATAACACGGTCTGATCTGGCCTCCCAAACCGGTGGTGAGGTCGGACGCTGGTCTCCCTATGCGGTGTACCTTTCGGCAGGGGACCCCGGTCGGGTCCCGGCGGTCGCGGCGAAGGCGGCGGGCGTACAGGACGAGGGCAGCCAGGCGGTGACCCTGGCCCTTACCGACACCGCGATCGAGGGAAGTGACGCGGCATGGGTCGATCTGTGTGCCGGTCCAGGAGGTAAAAGTGCTCTACTCGGCAGTCTGGCGCGGGAACGCTCCGCACGGGTGACGGCCGTGGAGCCGGCAGCCCACCGAGCGGACCTGGTGCGGGAGAACACGACCGATATGCCGGTGGAGGTTGTCGAAGCCGATGGAAGGCGGTGGGGACGTGCGGACGGTGCCGACCGCGTGCTCGTCGACGCCCCCTGTTCCGGGCTGGGGGCACTGCGTCGCCGCCCGGAGGCACGTTGGCGCAAACAGCCGGTCGACGTCGCTGAGTTGAGCAGGCTGCAACGCGCACTGCTCCACAACGCCGTTCGCATTACCCGTCGTGGGGGAGTGGTCGCCTATGTGACCTGCTCGCCGTTGTGGGCGGAGACCAAGGACATCGTCGACTCCGTTGTGGCCGAAGGTCACGTGGAAGTGGTCGAGTCGCCGGCGCTGGTGTCGGAGATTCCCGATACGACCGCGGGGCCGTATCGGCAGCTCTGGCCGCATCGTCATGGTACGGACGCCATGTTCCTCGCTCTTCTACGCCGCGTATGA
- the fmt gene encoding methionyl-tRNA formyltransferase, producing the protein MRILFAGTPQVAVPTLEALAESPHELVGVLTQPDARRGRGRKVARSQVAQWAENRGLDVWTPTTLRTEEAHQRLRELDVDLVVVVAYGKLVPREALDIPRLGWINLHFSLLPAWRGAAPVQHAVLSGDDMTGASVFQLEAGMDTGPVFGMVTDSISSRDTSGDVLERLSVSGARLAVDVVNALAEDDIHARPQSSDGVSLAPKITSADARVRWSEPAFAVDRRVRAVTPTPGAWTEWQGERFRLGPVTVDKDGPRLEPGRLETTKKSVFVGTATDPVRLGTVQPAGKKAMDATAWARGIQESDGRFE; encoded by the coding sequence ATGAGGATACTTTTTGCCGGGACACCACAGGTAGCCGTTCCGACGCTGGAAGCGCTCGCGGAATCGCCGCACGAACTGGTCGGGGTACTCACACAGCCGGACGCACGTCGCGGACGTGGACGCAAGGTCGCCCGTTCCCAGGTGGCGCAGTGGGCCGAGAATCGCGGTCTGGACGTGTGGACGCCGACCACTCTGCGGACGGAAGAGGCTCACCAACGTCTACGTGAGCTCGACGTTGACCTTGTGGTCGTGGTGGCCTATGGGAAACTCGTACCGCGCGAAGCTCTGGACATTCCTCGTCTGGGTTGGATCAACCTGCATTTCTCGCTGTTGCCCGCCTGGCGCGGAGCCGCCCCGGTGCAACACGCCGTTCTCTCCGGTGACGATATGACCGGTGCGAGCGTTTTCCAGCTGGAGGCCGGGATGGACACCGGGCCGGTCTTCGGCATGGTCACCGACTCCATCTCCTCTCGGGACACCTCCGGTGACGTGCTGGAACGCCTGTCCGTCTCGGGAGCGCGCCTGGCGGTCGACGTGGTCAACGCTCTGGCCGAGGACGATATCCACGCTCGTCCGCAGTCGAGCGACGGAGTGAGTCTGGCTCCGAAGATCACCTCCGCCGACGCCCGTGTGCGGTGGAGCGAACCGGCCTTCGCCGTGGATCGCCGGGTGCGCGCCGTGACGCCGACGCCGGGTGCGTGGACCGAATGGCAGGGCGAACGCTTCCGTCTTGGTCCGGTGACGGTCGACAAGGACGGCCCTCGGTTGGAACCGGGCCGCTTGGAAACGACCAAGAAGTCCGTGTTCGTCGGTACCGCGACCGATCCGGTGCGTCTGGGCACGGTACAGCCGGCCGGTAAGAAAGCCATGGACGCGACCGCATGGGCGCGTGGAATTCAGGAAAGCGATGGTCGGTTTGAGTAA
- the def gene encoding peptide deformylase, which translates to MSVMPIHLYGDPVLRTPAEEVTSYDKELRKLVKDLVDTMRDEGGAGLAAPQLGVGLRVFAFDVDDVVGHIVNPLLEFPDEELQEGPEGCLSLPGLYFDTVRRQNVIAKGFNEYGDPVQIVGTGMMARCLQHETDHLDGIIFIDRLDKEARRAALEEIRAQDWYDDNVKVKVSPHSQSGNQGLFFKQ; encoded by the coding sequence ATGTCGGTGATGCCGATTCACCTCTACGGAGATCCCGTCCTACGGACACCTGCCGAGGAGGTGACCAGCTACGACAAAGAGCTACGCAAGCTGGTGAAGGATCTGGTCGACACCATGCGCGATGAAGGGGGCGCCGGTTTGGCGGCCCCTCAGCTGGGAGTAGGGCTGCGCGTCTTTGCCTTCGACGTGGACGACGTGGTCGGCCACATCGTCAATCCACTACTCGAATTCCCCGATGAAGAGCTTCAGGAGGGCCCGGAGGGTTGTCTGTCCCTTCCCGGGCTCTATTTCGACACGGTACGACGTCAGAACGTCATCGCCAAGGGCTTTAACGAGTACGGCGATCCCGTCCAGATCGTCGGTACCGGTATGATGGCCCGCTGCCTACAGCACGAGACCGATCATCTGGACGGCATTATCTTCATCGATCGCCTCGACAAGGAGGCGCGGCGTGCGGCATTGGAAGAAATCCGAGCACAGGACTGGTACGACGACAACGTAAAGGTCAAAGTCTCTCCACATTCCCAATCTGGAAATCAAGGACTGTTTTTCAAACAATGA